From the genome of Geothrix sp. 21YS21S-4, one region includes:
- a CDS encoding methylmalonyl-CoA mutase translates to MYQRDFLDQVRAQLTVKEDPAKLRERTFETSSGIPLKNSYTPADIPDHDPLRDLGAPGRFPFTRHVQPTGYRGRLWTMRQYAGFATAEESNARYRYLLDQGTTGLSVAFDLPTQIGMDPDHPMALGEVGKVGVSISSIHDMRTLFKDIPLDKVTTSMTINAPAAVLLALYLAVAEEQGVSWSQVGGTIQNDILKEYMARGTYIFPPRPSLRLITDIFAFCAEQVPNWNTISISGYHIREAGCTAAQEIAFTLGDGIAYVEAALAAGLKLEAFAPRLSFFFNAHNQFFEEVAKFRAARRLWARIMKARFNTDDAKSQMLRFHTQTAGSTLTAQQPDNNIVRTTVQAMAAVCGGTQSLHTNSRDEALALPTEQSARIALRTQQILAYESRVADVVDPFAGSYLIEALTDELEARAEALLAKVDGLGGMVSAIERGFPQREIQNAAYAYQKAVEKGEQVVVGVNRFAIANEPAPDLLRVDEALGDQRRRQVAVLRASRNQAAATAALEALAQAARGTDNLMPHILDAVRAEATVGEICDALRSVFGEYQEQLVL, encoded by the coding sequence ATGTACCAGCGGGATTTCCTGGACCAGGTCCGGGCGCAGCTCACGGTGAAGGAAGATCCGGCGAAGCTGCGGGAGCGGACCTTCGAGACGAGTTCAGGCATCCCCCTGAAGAACAGCTACACCCCGGCGGATATCCCCGACCACGACCCACTGCGGGACCTCGGCGCGCCGGGGCGCTTCCCCTTCACGCGCCACGTGCAGCCCACAGGCTACCGGGGCCGCTTGTGGACCATGCGCCAGTACGCGGGCTTCGCCACCGCCGAGGAGAGCAACGCCCGCTACCGCTATCTCCTGGACCAGGGGACGACGGGCCTTTCCGTGGCCTTCGACCTGCCGACGCAGATCGGGATGGATCCCGACCATCCCATGGCCCTCGGCGAAGTGGGCAAGGTGGGCGTGTCCATCAGCTCCATCCACGACATGCGGACCCTGTTCAAGGACATCCCCCTGGACAAGGTGACGACCAGCATGACCATCAACGCGCCGGCCGCGGTCCTGCTGGCCCTGTACCTGGCGGTGGCGGAAGAGCAGGGCGTGTCCTGGAGCCAGGTGGGCGGCACCATCCAGAACGACATCCTCAAGGAATACATGGCCCGGGGGACCTACATCTTCCCGCCGCGCCCGAGCCTGCGGCTGATCACGGACATCTTCGCCTTCTGCGCGGAGCAGGTGCCCAACTGGAACACCATCTCCATCAGCGGGTACCACATCCGCGAGGCCGGTTGCACCGCCGCCCAGGAGATCGCGTTCACCTTGGGCGACGGGATCGCCTACGTCGAGGCGGCCCTGGCGGCGGGGCTGAAGCTGGAGGCTTTCGCCCCGCGGCTCAGCTTCTTCTTCAATGCCCACAACCAGTTCTTCGAGGAAGTGGCGAAGTTCCGCGCCGCCCGGCGGCTGTGGGCGCGGATCATGAAGGCGCGTTTCAACACGGACGATGCAAAAAGCCAGATGTTGCGTTTCCACACCCAGACCGCGGGCAGCACCCTCACCGCCCAGCAGCCGGACAACAACATCGTGCGCACCACCGTCCAGGCCATGGCCGCGGTGTGCGGCGGAACCCAGAGCCTCCATACCAACAGCCGGGACGAAGCCCTGGCCCTTCCCACGGAGCAGAGCGCCCGCATCGCCCTGCGGACGCAGCAGATCCTGGCCTACGAATCCCGCGTGGCCGATGTGGTGGATCCCTTCGCGGGCAGCTACCTGATCGAAGCACTCACGGACGAGTTGGAGGCCCGCGCCGAGGCGCTCCTCGCCAAGGTGGACGGCCTGGGGGGCATGGTCAGCGCCATCGAGCGGGGGTTCCCCCAACGGGAGATCCAGAACGCGGCCTACGCCTACCAGAAGGCCGTGGAGAAGGGCGAACAGGTGGTGGTGGGCGTCAACCGCTTCGCCATCGCCAACGAACCCGCGCCGGACCTCCTGCGGGTGGACGAAGCCCTGGGCGACCAGCGGCGGCGCCAGGTGGCGGTCCTTCGGGCAAGCCGGAATCAGGCCGCCGCGACCGCCGCCCTCGAAGCCCTGGCGCAGGCTGCCCGAGGGACCGACAATCTCATGCCCCACATCCTCGATGCCGTCCGGGCCGAGGCGACGGTAGGAGAAATCTGCGACGCATTGAGAAGCGTGTTCGGCGAGTATCAGGAACAGTTGGTGCTGTAG